Proteins encoded together in one Planctomycetota bacterium window:
- a CDS encoding PAAR domain-containing protein gives MAIPQARLGDMTNHMGFIITAAVRTYVNGRPAARLGDLHLCPMHGINPIVTGDPDTIIEGSPSARLGDLTACGAVIVTASEDTLV, from the coding sequence ATGGCCATTCCTCAGGCAAGGCTTGGCGATATGACGAACCACATGGGCTTCATCATCACGGCAGCCGTCCGCACCTACGTCAACGGCCGGCCCGCCGCGCGGCTCGGCGACCTGCACCTCTGTCCGATGCACGGGATCAACCCGATCGTCACCGGCGACCCCGACACGATCATCGAGGGAAGCCCATCGGCCCGGCTGGGCGATCTCACCGCCTGCGGGGCCGTCATCGTCACCGCCAGTGAGGACACATTGGTGTAA
- a CDS encoding phage baseplate assembly protein V has protein sequence MLDVYDRDQQERYRHRWFGKYRAFVRDNNDPERLGRCRLEIPAVLGTGKDHWSDWASPCFPYGGNQDIGMFLVPEEGASVWAEFEGGDVQYPIWVGVWLAKSNPGEQPEEAKRLCGEAKCLDCEDKADHAGNPSDHKEHGKFHGHPDYYCPRRKVLLKTETGHTIVADDKDEEEFLAILDRGGQMMRFECPVLLPKDRGNALPRRTRQAEAGDQLDIGSDIKDQKARIEITDLCRQFVRWEAWKDREKIYVQSNDKSRGRIQRILLDTTKGRERVVISGLSFRQEIIIDSTAGREHIFVRDKVGSFIRMDAVNGNITVDAKNFVFINP, from the coding sequence GTGCTCGACGTGTACGACAGGGACCAGCAGGAACGGTACCGGCACCGGTGGTTCGGGAAGTACCGCGCGTTTGTACGCGACAACAACGACCCCGAGCGGCTGGGGCGGTGCCGCCTCGAGATCCCCGCCGTACTCGGCACGGGCAAGGACCACTGGTCCGACTGGGCGTCGCCCTGCTTCCCCTACGGCGGGAACCAGGACATCGGCATGTTCCTCGTGCCCGAGGAGGGGGCCTCCGTCTGGGCCGAGTTCGAGGGCGGCGACGTGCAATACCCCATCTGGGTTGGCGTCTGGCTCGCCAAGTCGAACCCCGGGGAGCAGCCCGAGGAGGCCAAGCGCCTGTGCGGCGAGGCCAAGTGCCTCGACTGCGAGGACAAGGCCGACCACGCAGGGAATCCCTCCGACCACAAGGAGCACGGGAAGTTCCACGGCCATCCCGACTACTACTGCCCCCGGCGGAAGGTGCTGCTCAAGACCGAGACGGGCCACACCATCGTGGCCGACGACAAGGACGAGGAGGAGTTCCTGGCCATCCTCGACCGCGGCGGGCAGATGATGCGGTTCGAATGCCCCGTGCTCCTTCCCAAGGACAGGGGCAACGCGCTGCCTCGTCGTACGCGCCAGGCGGAGGCCGGCGACCAGCTCGACATCGGCTCGGACATCAAGGACCAGAAGGCCCGCATCGAGATCACCGACCTCTGCCGCCAGTTCGTCCGTTGGGAGGCATGGAAGGACCGCGAGAAGATCTACGTCCAGTCGAACGACAAGAGCCGCGGCCGCATCCAGCGCATCCTGCTCGACACGACGAAGGGCAGGGAGCGGGTGGTCATCTCCGGCCTGAGCTTCCGCCAGGAGATCATCATCGACTCCACCGCGGGCCGCGAGCACATCTTCGTCCGCGACAAGGTCGGCAGCTTCATCCGCATGGACGCCGTGAACGGCAACATCACCGTGGATGCGAAGAACTTCGTGTTCATCAACCCGTGA